The Virgibacillus phasianinus genome includes a window with the following:
- a CDS encoding glycoside hydrolase family 125 protein: MQGQLPVSMKALIDEVKTVFPHDQKVQALFDNCFSNTYETTIRPQNDGTTFVITGDIPAMWLRDSAAQVRPYLMLAEVDAAMADLIEGVINKQISFINHDPYANAFNEEANGKRYHDDKTEMTPLLWERKYEIDSLCYPIQLAYLFWKSTGRTSHFNREFREAVGKILATWKTEQNHEQDSIYRFERDNCPAQDTLSHEGKGAPVGYTGMTWSGFRPSDDACQYGYLIPANMFAVVVLHQLGEIAEDVLLDEELAETARNLAKEIDQGIKDFGIVEHPKYGTIYAYETDGLGNYNLMDDANVPSLLALPYLGYCQADDPIYQNTRKFILSEENPYYYQGAVAKGVGSPHTPEQYIWHISLAIQGMTAITGEEKEQVFDLFKQTDAATNFMHEGFHVDNPAKFTRSWFSWANSMYSEFLLSRCGRFVKGSPLARQ, translated from the coding sequence GTGCAAGGACAATTACCAGTATCCATGAAAGCATTAATTGATGAAGTGAAAACAGTATTCCCGCACGATCAAAAGGTACAGGCACTTTTTGACAATTGTTTTTCCAACACGTATGAAACAACGATTCGACCACAGAATGATGGGACAACATTTGTGATTACTGGGGATATTCCGGCAATGTGGCTGCGCGATTCAGCAGCCCAGGTCCGTCCTTATTTGATGTTAGCTGAAGTTGACGCCGCGATGGCTGACCTGATTGAGGGTGTTATCAACAAACAGATATCCTTTATTAATCATGACCCATACGCCAATGCCTTTAACGAGGAAGCGAATGGCAAACGATATCACGACGATAAGACAGAGATGACACCGCTGCTTTGGGAGCGAAAATATGAAATCGATTCACTCTGCTATCCAATCCAGCTTGCTTATTTATTTTGGAAATCAACCGGAAGAACCTCGCACTTTAATAGGGAATTCCGTGAAGCTGTTGGAAAAATATTGGCGACGTGGAAAACTGAGCAAAACCATGAGCAGGACTCCATCTATCGGTTTGAACGGGATAATTGCCCCGCCCAGGATACGTTGTCACATGAAGGGAAAGGGGCGCCTGTCGGGTATACTGGCATGACCTGGAGCGGTTTCCGCCCGAGTGACGATGCCTGTCAATATGGCTACTTAATACCTGCCAATATGTTCGCGGTAGTTGTCTTACATCAATTAGGAGAAATTGCGGAAGACGTTCTTTTGGATGAGGAACTTGCGGAAACAGCACGTAATCTTGCGAAAGAAATTGATCAGGGAATCAAGGACTTTGGCATCGTTGAACATCCGAAATATGGAACAATCTACGCCTACGAGACAGACGGACTTGGCAATTATAACCTGATGGATGATGCCAATGTTCCAAGCCTGCTGGCACTTCCATATCTCGGTTATTGCCAGGCTGATGATCCAATCTATCAAAATACCAGAAAATTTATTTTGAGTGAAGAAAATCCTTATTACTATCAAGGAGCAGTAGCCAAAGGTGTTGGCAGCCCGCATACACCTGAACAGTATATTTGGCATATTTCCTTAGCCATTCAAGGCATGACCGCAATAACGGGTGAAGAAAAAGAGCAGGTGTTTGACCTTTTTAAACAGACAGATGCGGCCACAAACTTTATGCATGAAGGGTTCCATGTGGACAATCCGGCGAAATTTACGCGGTCATGGTTTTCCTG